Proteins from a genomic interval of Hornefia porci:
- a CDS encoding D-alanyl-D-alanine carboxypeptidase family protein: MNQYTSRSGRIGRICLVVIIAAALLLSAADPSAAKTEKVEKPTVYAGGAVVYCENTGETIFSQNAKRQYDPYSITKLMTALLAVQHLPLDKTVTVSEKAAAQGESTMDLVKGEKVTVEQLLYGALLLSGNDAAYALGEAVSGNMTDFVKLMNKTARNIGCKSTHFENATGIQSAGHYTTAADFTQITRVALSNSTIRKVAGTRVYRMDATNKSKARTMKTHVPLVNTENSGVYAGKTGLWQTDDCTLAVGYEKNGLQLFIVLLKDTEAERTNDLKKLIQYAEASVQGIQVVKAGKETGKVRIRHGAVTRLQTYTAERGYAYLPKEGSESLISTKTVMKSNVQAPVKAGQVVGYYNIYVGDDVVNKVPLVVRESVKEGWFPSYIGISNRASMIIGAVLLGIIAFLIWAACMRARARRRRRELHRRRVMRMAEEELRREQERNRRDWNI, translated from the coding sequence GTGAATCAATACACCAGCCGGAGCGGCAGGATCGGAAGAATTTGTCTGGTTGTCATAATCGCGGCAGCGCTGCTTTTGTCCGCGGCGGATCCCTCTGCGGCAAAAACAGAAAAAGTGGAAAAGCCGACGGTTTACGCCGGCGGTGCGGTGGTATACTGTGAGAATACAGGAGAGACGATCTTCTCACAGAACGCGAAGCGGCAGTACGATCCCTACAGCATCACCAAGCTGATGACGGCGCTGCTGGCCGTGCAGCATCTGCCGCTGGACAAGACCGTGACGGTCTCGGAAAAAGCGGCGGCTCAGGGTGAGTCCACCATGGATCTGGTGAAGGGCGAGAAGGTCACGGTGGAACAGCTTTTGTACGGCGCGCTGCTGCTTTCCGGAAACGATGCGGCCTACGCTCTGGGGGAAGCTGTTTCAGGGAATATGACGGATTTCGTCAAGCTGATGAACAAGACCGCCCGGAATATCGGCTGCAAGAGCACGCATTTCGAGAACGCCACAGGTATCCAGTCGGCGGGGCATTACACGACGGCGGCGGATTTCACGCAGATTACGAGGGTGGCGCTGTCCAACTCCACGATCCGCAAGGTGGCGGGAACCAGGGTCTACAGGATGGACGCGACGAACAAAAGCAAGGCGCGTACCATGAAGACTCACGTTCCGCTGGTGAACACGGAGAATTCCGGCGTTTACGCGGGAAAGACCGGGCTGTGGCAGACCGATGACTGCACCCTTGCGGTGGGGTATGAGAAAAACGGGCTGCAGCTGTTTATCGTGCTGCTGAAGGATACAGAGGCTGAACGCACCAATGACCTGAAAAAGCTGATTCAGTATGCGGAAGCTTCTGTTCAGGGGATTCAGGTGGTGAAGGCCGGGAAGGAAACCGGCAAGGTCAGGATCCGGCACGGTGCGGTCACCCGCCTGCAGACTTATACCGCCGAGCGGGGATACGCCTATCTGCCGAAGGAGGGCTCCGAATCGCTGATCAGCACGAAGACGGTGATGAAGAGTAATGTCCAGGCTCCGGTAAAGGCGGGACAGGTCGTCGGGTATTATAATATCTACGTCGGGGACGATGTGGTAAACAAGGTTCCACTGGTGGTGCGGGAGTCGGTGAAGGAGGGATGGTTCCCGTCTTACATCGGAATTTCCAACAGAGCCAGCATGATTATCGGAGCGGTTCTGCTGGGGATAATCGCGTTCCTGATCTGGGCGGCGTGCATGCGCGCCAGGGCCAGACGCCGCCGGAGAGAGCTGCACCGGCGCAGGGTCATGAGAATGGCGGAAGAGGAGCTGAGGAGAGAACAGGAAAGGAACCGAAGAGACTGGAATATATAA
- the serC gene encoding 3-phosphoserine/phosphohydroxythreonine transaminase — MSKYERVYNFSAGPSMLPLEVLENVQKDLLNYKGTGESVMEMSHRSAEFKAIIEDAEADLRKLMNIPDNYKVLFLQGGGTLQFSMIPINLLRNSKKADYIVTGQWAKKAYKEACKFGDIKCVASSEEDTYSYIPEVSREDFRADADYVYICYNNTIYGSKFPYIPDTGDIPLVADMSSCILSEEVDVSRFGVIWAGAQKNVAPAGVTIVIIRDDLIGFAPEDTPVYLDYKTHAEKDSMYNTPPCWSIYVAGEVFKYLLENGGVPAMHEKDVRKAEKLYAAIDASPIFRGTVREKDRSLMNVTFVTGDKDMDAEFIAMAKENGLINLKGHRTVGGLRASIYNAMPEEGVDALIALMKKFEESKK; from the coding sequence ATGAGCAAATATGAGAGAGTATATAACTTTTCCGCCGGACCTTCAATGCTTCCGCTGGAGGTGCTGGAAAACGTTCAGAAGGATCTTCTGAATTACAAGGGAACCGGAGAATCCGTCATGGAGATGAGCCATCGGTCCGCCGAGTTCAAGGCGATTATTGAAGACGCCGAGGCGGATCTGCGGAAGCTGATGAACATTCCGGACAACTACAAAGTCCTGTTCCTGCAGGGCGGCGGCACACTGCAGTTCTCCATGATTCCGATCAACCTGCTGAGAAACTCCAAAAAGGCGGATTACATCGTAACCGGACAGTGGGCGAAGAAGGCGTACAAGGAAGCCTGCAAATTCGGAGACATCAAATGCGTAGCCAGCTCCGAGGAGGACACCTACAGCTACATCCCGGAGGTCAGCAGAGAGGACTTCAGGGCGGACGCGGACTATGTGTACATCTGCTATAACAATACGATTTACGGCTCCAAATTCCCGTACATTCCGGATACCGGAGATATTCCGCTGGTTGCGGACATGTCCTCCTGCATCCTCAGTGAGGAAGTGGATGTCAGCAGATTCGGCGTGATCTGGGCAGGTGCGCAGAAGAACGTCGCTCCGGCGGGCGTGACCATCGTCATCATCCGGGACGACCTGATCGGGTTCGCACCGGAGGATACGCCGGTTTACCTGGATTACAAAACACACGCCGAGAAGGATTCCATGTACAACACTCCGCCGTGCTGGTCCATCTATGTGGCGGGCGAAGTGTTCAAGTATCTGCTGGAGAACGGCGGCGTACCCGCAATGCACGAGAAGGACGTCAGAAAAGCAGAGAAGCTCTATGCGGCTATCGACGCCAGCCCGATTTTCAGGGGAACCGTCAGAGAGAAGGATCGCTCCCTGATGAACGTTACCTTTGTTACCGGCGACAAAGACATGGATGCGGAGTTCATCGCGATGGCGAAGGAAAACGGTCTGATCAACCTGAAGGGACACCGTACGGTTGGCGGACTGCGCGCCAGCATCTACAACGCGATGCCTGAGGAAGGCGTGGACGCGCTGATTGCTCTGATGAAGAAATTCGAGGAATCGAAGAAATAA